AACTGTATCGTCAAAGCCCTAACGTTACCATTGCGCGCAATAATATTCTACAGGCCAGCCGCGAAATGGCCCGCCCGGCTCCGCTCCAACCCGACGGTTCGTTTCAGGTGACGCTGCCGCTGGTGTATCCCTACGAAGAATTATATTTCAATTTTGGCCAGATTTCAACGGCTTTCTTGGCTTCGGCTGGTACCGTTGAAATTGCGGTGGACGCGGATTCCCTGTTTTTGTCCGAAGCGCCTTTCCGATTTAGCGGTACTAATGCTCAGGTAAACAACCAGTTGACGCGCTACAAAGCCTTTGAATTTAAGAACAGACCCAAGATTGATAACCGTCAGCTCTCGCGTCGGGTGGCCGGTCGGTCGGCGGAAGACAGCCGCAAAATTCTGACCAACGAGTTTATGACCACCTACGAAAAGTACCGTCAGACGAACGAGGTGCTGCCGCTGCTGGATCAATACATCAACTCGGTAATCCGCTACGAAGTTGCGGCTTTTCTGTACGACAAGGCCCTGGCCGAACAGGACAGCCGGCTGGAAACAACCGTATCCGTTAGCAGCCTGCGCCCCGCCGACGATCGGTTTCTGACGGTTCAGCGGACCACGGCGATGGAACGGTTTGCCGAATACGCCGGAGCCCGCGTCCCGGACTTATCACTGACGAGTTCAGGGCGGAGTATTCCCATCAGCACCTTTGCCGGTCTGGTCGACCGTTATGTGACGGATTTGTCCGAAACCGAGCGGTCCCGAATCCGGGAACTGAAAACCGCCAAAACGGGGCAAAACCGCGATATAACGATGCTGCAACGGATTATGCAGCGAAATGACGAGAAACTATCCAAACTGCTGACCTACGAAACCACGATGGCTCAGTACCGAAAAGTGGTCGACAGTACGGGTTTGGAATACATGAAAGCGCATTTTCTGGCTATGAACATGGCAACCATCGAGTTGAAAAACCAGGAGTTGCTCTATCAGCACATCAGACCGCAGGTAGCCGATCCGTATTACCGGCTTTCGCTGGAGGAATTGTATCGGCTGGAGGTCAAAGACAGCGCGACGGTGCGGGAAGTCGCGGGGAAATTTACGGATCGGCAGCTTGATGAACCCGTTGAGGTGTTGTCGGGCGTAACCCTGCTGCGGTCCAGTCTGTACGGGAAAGAGTTTATTCAGCAATTGCAAAAACAGGCGCAGGGCCGCCTGATTTACGTGTTGGCCTGGTCGACAGACGTGGAGCCCTCACGCCAGGAAGTGCTGGCGTCCCAGGCCATTCAGGAGCAGCTCTCCGGTCGGGACATTCTGTTTGCGTACGTATGCAGCAACGAAACCTCGATGAACCATTGGCGGGAGTGGGTAGCCAAAAACAAACCAAAGGGCCTGCACGTCTACGTGGATCAGGACCAGCTCCTCAATTTGATGGGCACCCTGCGTTCCGAGTCGATTCCGGCCGCCGGGTTGCTGGGCCGCGACGGCAAGATCATCAAGCGGGATGCCCCGCTGCCCTCCCGACCCGATGAGGTGCTAAAACTCATTCGGGAAAAA
This Larkinella insperata DNA region includes the following protein-coding sequences:
- a CDS encoding TlpA family protein disulfide reductase, coding for MPTLRHIRFAVSTSLLTLLFAFSSASYAQSKTDSITVKGRIKNLTIQLYRQSPNVTIARNNILQASREMARPAPLQPDGSFQVTLPLVYPYEELYFNFGQISTAFLASAGTVEIAVDADSLFLSEAPFRFSGTNAQVNNQLTRYKAFEFKNRPKIDNRQLSRRVAGRSAEDSRKILTNEFMTTYEKYRQTNEVLPLLDQYINSVIRYEVAAFLYDKALAEQDSRLETTVSVSSLRPADDRFLTVQRTTAMERFAEYAGARVPDLSLTSSGRSIPISTFAGLVDRYVTDLSETERSRIRELKTAKTGQNRDITMLQRIMQRNDEKLSKLLTYETTMAQYRKVVDSTGLEYMKAHFLAMNMATIELKNQELLYQHIRPQVADPYYRLSLEELYRLEVKDSATVREVAGKFTDRQLDEPVEVLSGVTLLRSSLYGKEFIQQLQKQAQGRLIYVLAWSTDVEPSRQEVLASQAIQEQLSGRDILFAYVCSNETSMNHWREWVAKNKPKGLHVYVDQDQLLNLMGTLRSESIPAAGLLGRDGKIIKRDAPLPSRPDEVLKLIREKI